In Leclercia pneumoniae, the genomic window GGATGGCCTTGTCGCTGGCATAGACACCGGACCAGTCCGGGCCGCGATGGCGCATCAGACGAGAGAGTTCCAGTGCTTTTTTACGCAGCTCGCCCGCGTCAGTTTTGATATCCAGTACGCCAAAAATTGAACACATAACCTTCTCCGTTAACCCTGTTGCAGTGTGATGTTGCTTGCTTATGAAAATGCCGCAAAAGGTGAGGGGCGGCAAGGGTTTCGCCGGCTAAAACGAAAATAATGCAATGGTCATTGCAGAATGTTGAAAAATGCGTATGTCTTAACCTTATTCTTTGATGGATTTTTAGTAAAGAGGGGTTTTTATTAGATGTAATAACTTTTTACTGGCAATGAAATGAAAAAACCACGTCGGATGACGTGGTTTCAGCTTACAGAACATCGATTTCGGCGACCGAGGGGTAAATCCAGCTCGGACGGAACGGCATGGAGTCAATATCGTCGAGGGTCGAAACGCCAGAGAGCACAAGGATAGTCTCCAGCCCCGCCTGGAAGCCGGCGAGAATATCGGTACGCAGGTTATCGCCCACAATCACCGTATCTTCGGAATGGGCCTGCATCTTGTTGAGCGCCGCGCGAATAATCCAGGGGCTGGGTTTGCCCACATAGAATGGCGTGCGGCCCGAAATTTTCTCAATGCCCGCGCAGAGTGCGCCGCAAGCCGGGTAGAAACCGCGACCGTGGGTATCGGGATTGGTGGCGATGAAGCGAGCGCCGTTTGCCACGAAATAAGCGGCTTTGTGCATCATCTCCCAGTTATAGGAGCGGGTTTCACCCACGATGACAAAATCCGGATTCACATCAGTAATAGTGAAGCCGGCTTTATAGAGTTCATGAATTAGCGCACCTTCGCCCACCACATAGGCTTTCTTACCCTCCTGACGCTTCAGGAAATCGGCGGTGGCCATGGCAGAGGTATAAAACACGCTCTCTGGCACATCTACGCCGGCGGTGGCAAAACGGTTCGCCAGATCTTGCCCGGTCTGCGACGGAAAATTGGTCAGCAGTACCAGCGGCATCCCTTTTTCCATGATGGCGTTAAGAAATTCCGCTGCGCCCGGCACGGCAACGTTGTCGTGCATCAGCACGCCGTCGATATCACAAATTACATTCTTAATGGTCATGGACTGTCCGACATCTGAAAAAGAAGGCGTCACTATAAAACCCCGTTAGCTTTCCAGCAAACGTTGCAGCAGGATCCCGTTAAGCATGGCGCGTTTCACCAGCGCAAAGGCACCAATGGCAGAGCGGTGATCCAGCGTCGAGCGCACTACCGGCAGGTTCTGGCGAAATGCTTTTAACGCCTGGGTATTAATGCAGCCTTCAACGGCCGGTAACAGCACCTTTTCGGCTTCAGTGATCTCACCGGCAATCACCACTTTCTGCGGGTTGAACAGGTTAATGGCGATGGCGATGGTCTTACCCAGGTGGCGTCCAACCTGCTCAATCACTTCACAGGCCAGCGCATCGCCTTTGTTGGCGGCTTTGCAAATCGCGCCAATTTTACACTCTTCTAGGGTCAGGCGGCTCTGGTAGCCCTGTTCGAGCAGGTGGCGCACCCGCTGTTCTATTGCGGCATTGGCGGCGATGGTTTCCAGGCAGCCAAAGTTGCCGCAGTGACAGCGCTCGCCCAGCGGCTCTACCTGAATATGGCCAATTTCGCCCACGTTGCCATTACGGCCGATAAAAATGCGACCATTCGAGATGATCCCGGCCCCCGTTCCGCGGTGAACACGCACCAGTATTGAGTCTTCACAATCCTGACTCGCACCAAAGTAGTGCTCAGCCAGCGCCAGGCTGCGAATATCGTGGCCGACAAAGCAGGTGACGTTAAAACGTTTTTCCAGCGCCTTAACCAGTCCCCAGTTTTCAACCTGAATATGAGGCATGTAGCGAATCACGCCGCTTTCCGGGTCGACAAGGCCGGGCAGAATCACGGAGATGGCAATCAGTTCGCGAATTTTACGCTGGTGGGTCTCAATAAAGAGGGCGATGGTATTCAGCAGGGCATGTTCCAGCGTCTCCTGAGTCCGTTCTGGTAGGGGATAGTGCTCTTCGGCAACGGCTTTACTGCTCATGTCATACAGGGTCAGCGTAGTGTCGTGGCGACCCAGACGCACCCCGATGGCATGGAAATGACGGGTTTCGGTAATGATCGAGATGGCGCGACGGCCTCCGGTGGAGGCCTGCTGATCCACTTCTTTGATCAGGCCGCGCTCAATCAACTGGCGGGTAATTTTCGTGACGCTGGCGGGGGCAAGCTGGCTCTGTTCCGCGATCTGAATTCGGGAGATGGGCCCATGCTGGTCAATCAGGCGGTAAACCGCCGCACTGTTCAGCTGTTTTACGAGATCAACATTACCAATTTGAGCTTGTCCGCCTGATGTCATACTTTTACTTACTCAGTGACGACCTCGTTACCGTTAACGATGGTCTTGATGATTTTAAAATCGTGCGTGAATGCGGTCAGGTTTGCCACCATGCCTGGCGCAATGCTGCCCAGCCTGGTCGCGACGCCCATCGCGCGCGCCGGGTAGAGCGTTGCCATACGCAGGGCTTCATCCAGCGCAATACCACAGTGTTCAACCAGATTGCGGACACCTTCGATCATCGTCAGCGCAGAGCCGCTGAGGGTGCCGTTCTCATCCACGCACAGTCCATTCCGGTAGTATATTGTTTTACCAGCAAAAATGAACTGCTCAATATTTGCACCTGCGGGCGCGGTCGCATCTGTAACCAGACAGAGCTTGTCGCCTTTGATGCGTTTGGCATTGCGGATATTGGCATAATCTACGTGCAGACCATCCGCGATGATGCCGCAATAAACGTCTGGCTCATCGAAAATCGCACCAACCAGCCCTGGTTCACGCCCGGTAATATAGGGCATTGCGTTATAGAGATGCGTCGCAAAAGTAATGCCCGCGCGGAAACCGATTTTGGCTTCTTTGAGGGTAGCGTTGGAG contains:
- the nagD gene encoding ribonucleotide monophosphatase NagD, with the translated sequence MTIKNVICDIDGVLMHDNVAVPGAAEFLNAIMEKGMPLVLLTNFPSQTGQDLANRFATAGVDVPESVFYTSAMATADFLKRQEGKKAYVVGEGALIHELYKAGFTITDVNPDFVIVGETRSYNWEMMHKAAYFVANGARFIATNPDTHGRGFYPACGALCAGIEKISGRTPFYVGKPSPWIIRAALNKMQAHSEDTVIVGDNLRTDILAGFQAGLETILVLSGVSTLDDIDSMPFRPSWIYPSVAEIDVL
- the nagC gene encoding DNA-binding transcriptional regulator NagC, which translates into the protein MTSGGQAQIGNVDLVKQLNSAAVYRLIDQHGPISRIQIAEQSQLAPASVTKITRQLIERGLIKEVDQQASTGGRRAISIITETRHFHAIGVRLGRHDTTLTLYDMSSKAVAEEHYPLPERTQETLEHALLNTIALFIETHQRKIRELIAISVILPGLVDPESGVIRYMPHIQVENWGLVKALEKRFNVTCFVGHDIRSLALAEHYFGASQDCEDSILVRVHRGTGAGIISNGRIFIGRNGNVGEIGHIQVEPLGERCHCGNFGCLETIAANAAIEQRVRHLLEQGYQSRLTLEECKIGAICKAANKGDALACEVIEQVGRHLGKTIAIAINLFNPQKVVIAGEITEAEKVLLPAVEGCINTQALKAFRQNLPVVRSTLDHRSAIGAFALVKRAMLNGILLQRLLES